TGAGGGAGGCGATGCCCGCCAGGAAGGCCAGGGTCTCCCAGCGGGTGACCTGGTCCGGCCGGAGCTCGCCACCCTTGTGGACTCGCCAGGCGGCCAGCCCCAGGGCGACGCCCGCCAGCACAGGCCCCAGGGCGAAGAGGACATGGGGCAGGCCCTCCAGGTGGATCACCGTGGGAGGGCGGCGGGTGGGCAGATCCAGAAAGGGCTTGGAGAAGAGCCAGGCCCCCGTCATCCAGAGGGCCACGCCGAAGACCCCAAGGAAGGTGGTGTCGCTGCGTCGGGACATGAGGCGAGTTTAGCGTCTGCACCTGCCCAAGCGAACGGGGGATCGGCGGACCGCAGGGCTTTCCGGAAACGGCACTCTGAGGCACGGGGCCCCGCCATGGATCCCGGCGCCCCTCTCCCCAGTCACCCCGGGCCTCACCGTCGCAGGTTTCATCGGCAGGCCGTGGCGTTCATCGGCGGACCCTGCTTCTCCCCGCTGATGTCGGCGAAGAGCTCGATGAAGTGCCGGGCGGCCTGAGAGAGGTAGCGCTGCCGCATCCAGATGATGGCCGCGCCCGACTCGATGAGCGGATCCACCAGGAGCCGGGTCTCCAGGTTGGCGGAGGGCAGCAGGCCGATGGCCGCCCGGGGGACCACCGCCACCCCGATACCCGCCTCCGCCCAGCCCAGGGCGGGCATCACGTCGTCACTGGTGCACAGGAGGCTGGGCTCGAAGCCGGCCTGGTGGCAGTGCTCTGCGATCATGGACTCGAACTTGCGGTGGATCAGCAGGGGGAGACCGGCCAGAGCGGCAAGCGGGAGCGGCTCCCCCCTGCCGAGCAGCTGACGGAAGCCCTCCCGGTGGAAGGCCGCCACCAGGGGCTCCGGTGCCAGACGGATGCTCTGGTGGCGCTCATCGTCGATCGCGAAGCGCACCAGGCCGATCTCCACCAGCCCCTGGTCGAGCAGCTCGATGACCTCGATGGACTCACCGGTCCGCAGCTCGAAGCGGAGTCCCGGATAGCGGGCGCAGAAGACGCTGGCCACCCGCGGCAGCAGCGGGGCCACGGAGGAGGAGGCGATCCCGATGGCCAAGGTGCCGCGGGTCCCCCGATCCACATCCAGGATCTCCTTTTCGGTGGTGGCCAGCAGTTCCATCAGCTGGCCAGCCCGCAGCTGGAGCAGGCGTCCGGTCTCGGTGAGCTGGATCCTGCGGTGGCCCCGCTCAAACAGCGTGGTGCCCAGCTGCTCCTCCAGCTGCTTCATCTGGCGGCTCAGGGGGGGCTGGGCCATGTTCAGGCGCTGGGCAGCCCCGCTGATGTTGCCCGCCTCAGCCACGGCGAGGAAGTGGTGCAGGTCGCGACTGCTCAACATGGGGACACCTATATACCAATTAGGTATGGTATCCCAATTAAACAAGTATTTTTAGTATGGCAAAGGCCTCACTAAACTCCCTCATGGATCATCCGCTGGTCTGGCCCCTTGGGCAGCATCCTGCAGCGGTTGGATCGGAGGTTCCCAGTGAGTCGATCCCTGCACACCACGGTGATGGTGGATCACCGATTGTGTACGGCCTGCCGTGTCTGCGAGCTGGCCTGTGCCCAGGCCCATGGAAAGACAGCGTCCCTGACCGTAGGGAGCGTGCGGGAAGCCCTGGTGCCCCGCCTCTTCCTGACGAGGGGCGGGACGCGGGCCCTGCCGGTGCAGTGCCACCAGTGCGAGGAGGCCCCCTGTCTGGCCAGCTGCCGCAGCCACGCCCTGCGCCGTCAGGGGCAGGCCATCATCGTCCAGGAGGAGCTCTGCATCGGCTGCCATGACTGCAGCCTGGCCTGTCCCTACGGGGCCATCGAACTGGTGGGCGGCAAGGCCATCAAGTGTGACCTCTGCAGCGGCCGGGCAGAGGGGCCCGCCTGTGTGGCGGCCTGCCCCTCGGGGGCCCTGAGTCAACCGGACTGGGCAGGCCTGCGGCGCCAGCGCCAGCGGGCCGCCGCAGCGGCGAGGGAGGTGGCACTGTGAGCCAAGCCCGCGGGATCAGCATCGACCCGGACCTGTGCACCGGATGCCAGCGCTGTCAGGCGGTCTGTCCGGTCGAGGCCATCAGCGGGGAGCCCGGCGGCCCCCAGATCCTGGACGCATCGCGCTGCGTGCGCTGTGGCCAGTGCATCCGGGTCTGCTCGGGCT
The sequence above is drawn from the uncultured Holophaga sp. genome and encodes:
- a CDS encoding LysR family transcriptional regulator; the protein is MLSSRDLHHFLAVAEAGNISGAAQRLNMAQPPLSRQMKQLEEQLGTTLFERGHRRIQLTETGRLLQLRAGQLMELLATTEKEILDVDRGTRGTLAIGIASSSVAPLLPRVASVFCARYPGLRFELRTGESIEVIELLDQGLVEIGLVRFAIDDERHQSIRLAPEPLVAAFHREGFRQLLGRGEPLPLAALAGLPLLIHRKFESMIAEHCHQAGFEPSLLCTSDDVMPALGWAEAGIGVAVVPRAAIGLLPSANLETRLLVDPLIESGAAIIWMRQRYLSQAARHFIELFADISGEKQGPPMNATACR
- a CDS encoding 4Fe-4S dicluster domain-containing protein, with the protein product MSRSLHTTVMVDHRLCTACRVCELACAQAHGKTASLTVGSVREALVPRLFLTRGGTRALPVQCHQCEEAPCLASCRSHALRRQGQAIIVQEELCIGCHDCSLACPYGAIELVGGKAIKCDLCSGRAEGPACVAACPSGALSQPDWAGLRRQRQRAAAAAREVAL